The following proteins are encoded in a genomic region of Lutra lutra chromosome 16, mLutLut1.2, whole genome shotgun sequence:
- the NKIRAS2 gene encoding NF-kappa-B inhibitor-interacting Ras-like protein 2 codes for MGKSCKVVVCGQASVGKTSILEQLLYGNHVVGSEMIETQEDIYVGSIETDRGVREQVRFYDTRGLRDGAELPRHCFSCTDGYVLVYSTDSRESFQRVELLKKEIDKSKDKKEVTIVVLGNKCDLQEQRRVDPDVAQHWAKSEKVKLWEVSVADRRSLLEPFVYLASKMTQPQSKSAFPLSRKNKGSGSLDG; via the exons ATGGGGAAGAGCTGCAAGGTGGTCGTGTGTGGCCAGGCATCTGTGGGCAAAACTTCAATCCTGGAGCAGCTTCTGTATGGGAACCATGTAGTAG GTTCTGAGATGATTGAGACCCAGGAAGACATCTACGTGGGCTCCATTGAGACCGACCGGGGTGTGAGGGAGCAGGTGCGTTTCTACGACACCCGGGGGCTCCGAGATGGGGCTGAGCTGCCCCGGCACTGCTTCTCCTGCACTGACGGCTATGTCCTGGTCTACAGCACGGACAGCCGAGAGTCCTTTCAGCGTGTGGAGCTGCTCAAGAAGGAGATCGACAAATCCAAGGACAAGAAGGAG GTCACCATCGTGGTCCTGGGCAACAAGTGTGACCTGCAGGAGCAGCGGCGTGTCGACCCAGATGTGGCTCAGCACTGGGCCAAGTCCGAGAAGGTGAAGCTGTGGGAGGTGTCTGTGGCCGACCGCCGCTCCCTGCTGGAGCCCTTCGTCTACCTGGCCAGCAAGATGACCCAGCCCCAGAgcaagtctgcttttcccctcaGCCGCAAGAACAAGGGCAGCGGCTCCTTGGATGGCTGA